One segment of Deltaproteobacteria bacterium DNA contains the following:
- a CDS encoding ABC transporter permease subunit translates to MRVNVSLKRTLIINAAGIFLLYFVLVVSVFYFFQPSLSLSILTSSRTIYSLGLSLFAATAATLIAIILAIPAAYAMSRYDFRFKSLIDTFLELPLVVSPAALGAMVLIFFNNPAGSWINEHAGNFIFTVSGVILAQLVTVLGIAVRLIKAVMDEVPVRYEHVARSLGASPYYTFKNIVLPICKGGIISASILTWAKAFGEFGATITIAGSIPNKTETLPIAVFMRLSSADIEGTVVMILLSVIIGLGVLHIYKRLSRQKGIPHA, encoded by the coding sequence AACGGACGTTGATAATAAATGCGGCCGGGATCTTCCTTTTATACTTTGTGTTGGTCGTTTCCGTATTTTATTTTTTCCAACCGTCTCTTTCTTTAAGCATCCTGACCTCCAGCCGCACAATATATTCTTTAGGCCTCAGTCTTTTTGCGGCCACGGCGGCAACGTTGATTGCCATAATTTTAGCAATTCCTGCCGCCTATGCCATGTCCAGATATGACTTTCGCTTCAAATCACTGATTGATACTTTTCTGGAACTGCCATTGGTAGTATCTCCCGCGGCCCTCGGAGCAATGGTTCTGATATTTTTCAACAATCCCGCAGGCTCGTGGATTAATGAACATGCGGGTAACTTCATTTTCACCGTAAGCGGCGTAATTCTTGCCCAGTTGGTTACCGTGCTCGGCATTGCCGTGAGATTAATCAAAGCCGTTATGGACGAAGTGCCGGTCAGATACGAGCATGTGGCGCGGAGCTTGGGCGCTTCGCCATATTACACCTTTAAAAACATAGTATTGCCCATATGCAAGGGAGGTATTATTTCCGCCTCCATCTTGACCTGGGCAAAGGCCTTTGGCGAATTTGGCGCTACCATAACAATTGCCGGTTCCATCCCGAATAAAACAGAAACGCTTCCTATTGCCGTTTTTATGAGACTGTCCTCCGCCGACATTGAAGGCACCGTTGTCATGATCCTTTTATCCGTTATCATCGGTCTCGGTGTACTGCATATCTATAAAAGACTATCCCGTCAAAAAGGGATCCCCCATGCTTGA
- a CDS encoding tetratricopeptide repeat protein, with product MKKFRYLLFLSLCIVLFFYLSSAVAYGANSTAESWFQKGYDHGQKNEYEEAIRDYSEAIRIDPKHRESYNNRGFAYSKTGKLDAAVKDYGKAIELGKKSPAIYLVYVNRGAVYYMMSEYDRAIKDFNKVILMDQKNIEAYVNRGLSYNKLGNSQQAIADLKVAARLGHTESQNWLTAKGISW from the coding sequence ATGAAAAAGTTTAGATATCTGTTATTCTTATCCTTATGTATCGTTCTTTTTTTCTACCTCAGCTCGGCTGTTGCCTACGGAGCAAACTCCACTGCCGAGAGTTGGTTTCAAAAAGGTTACGATCACGGCCAAAAGAACGAATATGAGGAGGCAATACGTGATTACTCCGAAGCAATACGGATCGACCCCAAGCACCGCGAATCATACAATAACCGGGGGTTCGCATACAGCAAGACTGGGAAGCTCGATGCTGCCGTTAAAGACTACGGCAAAGCAATAGAATTAGGTAAGAAATCGCCTGCCATATATCTTGTCTACGTGAATCGGGGCGCCGTCTACTACATGATGAGTGAATACGACCGGGCCATAAAGGACTTCAATAAGGTAATCTTGATGGATCAAAAAAACATAGAGGCGTACGTAAATCGCGGGCTTTCTTATAACAAGTTGGGGAACTCTCAGCAGGCTATCGCAGACCTGAAAGTTGCCGCAAGGCTGGGCCATACGGAGTCACAAAATTGGCTGACCGCCAAGGGTATTTCGTGGTAA
- a CDS encoding ABC transporter ATP-binding protein, translated as MLELKNLSVHIGDFKVADISLSINNSTIHAILGPSGSGKTILVETIAGFHKPRGGQVFLEGVDITAHAPELRYMAYVPQDLALFPHLSVKENIYFGLTARGRCSEASIRNADAIAEALYIKSYYDRNTATLSGGEKQRVALARALATGDKILLLDEPFSGLHPGLRKEFWFLLKELQIRHHLTIIIITHDLEEAFFLGDHISILIDGMVHQSAAKEQARFPRDKTVAAFYGVRNIFAGIFSEQKLLIPQLNLALPIPDGWATQEAEGKNFDVGIRAEDLIIYDAERINGVLNLSPEVISMPTLHGKITACFEKGHSATVIFSPVNSDILLEVEIPYHKMQKLFDGKRTDIAVAIPPDRVFILKSNGNQP; from the coding sequence ATGCTTGAGCTAAAGAATCTTTCCGTCCACATTGGCGATTTTAAAGTTGCAGATATCTCTTTATCTATCAATAACAGCACCATCCACGCAATATTGGGTCCGTCGGGAAGCGGAAAAACTATTTTAGTCGAGACCATCGCCGGATTTCATAAACCTCGCGGCGGGCAAGTATTTTTAGAAGGCGTAGATATTACGGCACATGCTCCGGAATTGCGTTACATGGCTTATGTCCCTCAGGATTTGGCGCTTTTCCCCCACTTGTCGGTCAAAGAAAATATCTATTTCGGTTTGACCGCAAGAGGAAGGTGTAGCGAAGCATCAATAAGAAATGCCGATGCAATAGCAGAGGCTCTCTATATTAAAAGCTATTATGATCGGAATACTGCCACTCTCAGCGGCGGCGAAAAACAGAGAGTGGCTCTGGCAAGGGCACTTGCCACGGGGGATAAAATACTCTTGCTTGACGAACCCTTTTCCGGACTTCATCCCGGTCTCAGAAAAGAATTCTGGTTTTTATTAAAAGAGCTGCAAATCCGGCATCATTTAACGATAATCATCATTACCCATGACCTTGAAGAAGCCTTTTTTTTAGGAGATCATATCAGCATCCTGATTGATGGGATGGTTCATCAAAGCGCAGCGAAAGAACAGGCCAGGTTCCCCAGAGATAAAACGGTAGCCGCCTTCTACGGCGTCAGAAACATCTTTGCCGGCATATTTTCAGAACAAAAGTTGCTGATTCCCCAATTAAATCTGGCCTTGCCCATCCCCGACGGCTGGGCTACTCAAGAAGCAGAGGGAAAAAATTTTGATGTTGGCATAAGGGCTGAGGACCTGATAATCTACGACGCAGAACGTATTAATGGCGTTCTTAATTTATCACCGGAAGTAATTTCAATGCCCACCTTGCACGGCAAAATTACCGCCTGCTTTGAAAAGGGACATAGCGCCACCGTTATTTTTTCTCCCGTAAACTCGGACATTTTGCTCGAAGTGGAAATACCTTATCACAAGATGCAAAAATTATTTGACGGTAAAAGAACAGACATTGCCGTGGCCATCCCGCCGGATAGGGTATTCATTTTAAAATCAAATGGGAACCAACCTTGA